The Burkholderia lata genome contains a region encoding:
- a CDS encoding sugar O-acetyltransferase yields the protein MANDDRITIIPRRTPESAAMVAEVKRAMSIAVRINRLTFDDAAEVRTLFGELIGTQVDDGFVLIPPFHATGGTGMKIGRNVFVNQNCTFYDLGGLEIGDDVMIGPNVSLITSGHPVEPSRRHDAVIAKPIVIGRNVWIGAGATIIGGVTVGENSVVAAGAVVTRDVPPNVLVGGNPAAVIRSIDE from the coding sequence ATGGCAAACGACGATCGCATCACGATCATTCCGAGAAGAACGCCGGAATCGGCGGCGATGGTGGCCGAGGTCAAGCGGGCGATGTCGATCGCCGTGCGGATCAATCGCCTGACATTCGACGATGCCGCCGAGGTTCGCACATTATTCGGAGAACTGATCGGCACGCAGGTGGACGACGGCTTCGTGTTGATCCCGCCGTTCCATGCGACAGGCGGCACCGGCATGAAAATCGGGCGCAACGTGTTCGTCAACCAGAACTGCACGTTCTACGATCTCGGCGGGCTCGAGATCGGCGACGACGTGATGATCGGGCCGAACGTCAGCCTCATCACGTCCGGCCATCCCGTCGAGCCTTCGCGGCGGCATGACGCCGTTATCGCGAAGCCGATCGTGATCGGACGGAACGTCTGGATCGGCGCCGGTGCGACGATCATCGGCGGTGTGACGGTAGGCGAGAATTCGGTGGTCGCGGCCGGTGCCGTCGTCACGCGGGATGTTCCACCGAACGTGTTGGTCGGCGGCAATCCGGCAGCGGTCATTCGGTCGATCGACGAGTAA
- a CDS encoding Na+/H+ antiporter, whose amino-acid sequence MEIVFTVLILLLTVALSGAVTRILPFQLPLPLMQIAFGAMLAWPKLNLHVAFDPEIFMLLFIPPLLFADGWRIPKRELYLQRRAILMLAFGLVFMTVLAVGYFAHWLIPELPLPIAFALAAVLSPTDAVALSGIAGKGRIPPQLMHILEGEALMNDASGLVALKFAIAAALTGMFSLRDASVTFVIVAAGGLATGAIVSWAFSALSTRFLNAEQEGDPAPGIVMTLLVPFAAYLFAEHLDLSGVLAAVSAGMMMNYTSFSRKSTVASRVRAESTWAMIEFVFNGMVFIMLGLQLPHIIGRTLVDAHHTSDALVGRMVFNVCAMMLALYAIRFLWVWLLRWFASRRAARQGLTGTMAGVRTIAVMTVGGVRGAVTLAGVLSIPVALSDGVPLPGRDTAIFVASAVILGSLIVAVIGLPLLLRGVRSSRSPLGDEERAARAAAAQAAIRAIDSSHDAISVDLDESGAARCADISARVMDQYRRRLATLAEDGPTPRAEAKQAETMELQMRIAAVRAERSALYRLRSESKISDETLTKLLREIDLSETALSTRKKGIL is encoded by the coding sequence ATGGAAATCGTCTTCACCGTCCTGATCCTGCTGCTGACCGTCGCGCTGTCCGGCGCCGTCACGCGCATCCTGCCGTTCCAACTGCCGTTGCCGCTGATGCAGATCGCGTTCGGCGCGATGCTCGCGTGGCCGAAGCTGAACCTGCACGTCGCGTTCGATCCCGAAATCTTCATGCTGCTGTTCATTCCGCCGCTGCTGTTCGCGGACGGCTGGCGGATTCCGAAGCGCGAGCTGTACCTGCAGCGCCGCGCGATCCTGATGCTCGCATTCGGGCTCGTGTTCATGACGGTACTCGCAGTGGGCTACTTCGCGCACTGGCTGATACCCGAGTTGCCGCTGCCGATCGCGTTCGCGCTCGCGGCCGTGCTGTCACCGACCGACGCGGTCGCGCTGTCCGGCATCGCCGGCAAGGGCCGGATCCCGCCGCAACTGATGCACATCCTCGAAGGCGAGGCGCTGATGAACGACGCGTCGGGCCTCGTCGCACTGAAATTCGCGATCGCGGCCGCGCTGACGGGCATGTTCTCGCTGCGCGACGCGTCGGTCACGTTCGTGATCGTCGCCGCCGGCGGGCTCGCGACGGGCGCGATCGTGTCGTGGGCATTCAGCGCGCTGTCGACGCGCTTCCTGAACGCCGAGCAGGAAGGCGATCCGGCCCCCGGCATCGTGATGACGCTGCTCGTGCCGTTCGCGGCCTACCTGTTCGCCGAGCACCTCGACCTGTCGGGCGTGCTGGCGGCCGTGTCGGCCGGGATGATGATGAACTACACGAGCTTCTCGCGTAAAAGCACCGTCGCGTCGCGCGTACGCGCCGAAAGCACGTGGGCGATGATCGAGTTCGTGTTCAACGGCATGGTGTTCATCATGCTCGGGCTGCAGCTGCCGCACATCATCGGCCGCACGCTCGTCGACGCGCACCACACGAGCGACGCGCTCGTCGGCCGGATGGTCTTCAACGTCTGCGCGATGATGCTCGCGCTGTATGCGATCCGCTTCCTGTGGGTCTGGCTGCTGCGCTGGTTCGCGAGCCGTCGCGCCGCACGCCAGGGCCTCACGGGCACGATGGCCGGCGTGCGCACGATCGCGGTGATGACGGTCGGCGGCGTGCGCGGCGCGGTCACGCTCGCCGGCGTGCTGTCGATTCCGGTCGCGCTGTCCGACGGCGTGCCGCTGCCGGGCCGCGACACGGCGATCTTCGTTGCATCGGCCGTGATCCTCGGCTCGCTCATCGTCGCGGTGATCGGCCTGCCGCTGCTGCTGCGCGGCGTGCGTTCGTCGCGCAGCCCGCTCGGCGACGAGGAACGCGCCGCGCGCGCCGCCGCCGCTCAGGCCGCGATCCGCGCGATCGACTCGTCGCACGACGCGATCTCGGTCGATCTCGACGAATCGGGCGCCGCACGCTGCGCGGATATCTCCGCACGCGTGATGGACCAGTACCGCCGCCGCCTCGCGACGCTCGCCGAGGACGGCCCCACGCCGCGCGCGGAAGCGAAGCAGGCCGAAACGATGGAACTGCAGATGCGGATCGCGGCCGTGCGCGCGGAACGTTCCGCGCTTTATCGGCTGCGCAGCGAGAGCAAGATTTCCGACGAGACGCTGACGAAGCTGCTCCGCGAGATCGACCTGTCCGAGACCGCGCTGTCGACGCGCAAGAAAGGCATTCTCTGA
- a CDS encoding ion channel has protein sequence MNVDSSSPASRGRGRKIWSGTRLVIAYGMPPLGWRDLYHRALTVSWPVFFLSLAALFLLLNGGFATLYLLGHTPIANQSPAGFGGAFFFSVETLATVGYGDMHPQTVYAHLVATFEIFVGMSGIAMATGLVFARFSRPQAKILFARYAIVRPLDGRMTLMVRAANARQNVIAEAQAKLRLMRVEGTHEGYTLRKIHDLPLVRSEHPIFLLGWNLMHVIDESSALFGETPESLAARDASLLITIEGSDETTAQVMQARHSWEHGEIRWRHRYVDLMHDEDGITHIDYTHFHEVVPVDADTDERGSPGAVVNAGTAASGPAA, from the coding sequence ATGAATGTCGATTCGTCCTCCCCAGCCTCCCGCGGCCGTGGCCGCAAGATCTGGTCGGGCACGCGCCTGGTCATCGCGTACGGGATGCCGCCGCTCGGCTGGCGCGACCTCTATCACCGCGCGCTGACGGTGAGCTGGCCCGTATTCTTCCTGTCGCTCGCCGCGCTGTTTCTACTGCTCAACGGCGGTTTTGCGACGCTCTACCTGCTCGGCCATACGCCGATCGCAAACCAGTCGCCGGCCGGCTTCGGCGGCGCGTTCTTCTTCAGCGTCGAGACACTCGCGACCGTCGGCTACGGCGACATGCATCCGCAGACCGTCTATGCGCACTTGGTCGCTACGTTCGAGATCTTCGTCGGGATGTCGGGGATTGCGATGGCCACGGGGCTCGTATTCGCGCGGTTTTCGCGGCCGCAGGCGAAGATCCTGTTCGCGCGCTACGCGATCGTGCGGCCGTTGGACGGCAGGATGACGCTGATGGTGCGCGCCGCGAATGCGCGCCAGAACGTGATTGCGGAGGCGCAGGCGAAACTGCGGCTGATGCGCGTCGAAGGCACGCACGAGGGCTACACGCTGCGCAAGATCCACGACCTGCCGCTCGTGCGCAGCGAGCATCCGATCTTCCTGCTCGGCTGGAATCTGATGCACGTGATCGACGAATCGAGCGCGCTGTTTGGCGAGACGCCCGAGTCGCTCGCCGCGCGCGACGCATCGTTGCTGATCACGATCGAAGGCTCGGACGAGACGACCGCGCAGGTGATGCAGGCGCGTCATTCCTGGGAGCATGGCGAGATCCGCTGGCGCCACCGCTATGTCGACCTGATGCACGACGAAGACGGCATCACGCACATCGACTACACGCATTTTCATGAAGTGGTGCCGGTCGACGCCGACACCGACGAGCGCGGCTCGCCGGGCGCGGTGGTCAATGCCGGGACCGCGGCGTCGGGCCCGGCCGCGTAG
- a CDS encoding indolepyruvate ferredoxin oxidoreductase family protein codes for MTARLPVDGTPALSDYRLTDNLTATRGRIFLTGTQALVRLLLMQRTVDTEQGLNTAGFVSGYRGSPLGMVDQQLWKAKKLLDAGGVRFLPAINEELGGTAVLGTQRVEADPERTVEGVYAMWYGKGPGVDRAGDALKHGNAYGSSPHGGVLVVAGDDHGCVSSSMPHQSDFAMIAWHMPVVNPANIADMLEFGLYGWALSRYSGAWVGFKAISETVESGSTVDLDALQTQWPAPEGFTPPAGGLHNRWPDLPSLTIEARLAAKLDAVRHFARTNSIDKWIAPSAQANVGIVTCGKAHLDLMEALRRLDLTVADLDAAGVRIYKVGLSYPLEMTRVETFVDGLAEVLVIEEKGPVIEQQIKDYLYNRTEGARPRVLGKHDAAGACLLSELGELRPSRILPVFADWLARHKPALDRRERVVDLVAPQILSNEADAVKRTPYFCSGCPHNTSTKVPEGSIAQAGIGCHFMASWMERDTTGLIQMGGEGVDWAAHAMFTNTKHVFQNLGDGTYFHSGILAIRQAVAAKANITYKILYNDAVAMTGGQPVDGSISVPQIARQVEAEGVSRFVVVSDEPEKYDGHHGQFPTGTTFHHRSELDTVQRELRETPGVTVLIYDQTCAAEKRRRRKKGEFPDPDKRLFINDAVCEGCGDCGVQSNCLSVEPLETPLGRKRRIDQSSCNKDYSCVNGFCPSFVTVEGAALKKAAGAAFDEAALAARVDALPVPATHLDAAPFDMLVTGVGGTGVVTVGALISMAAHLEGKSASVLDFMGFAQKGGSVLSFVRIASSDRWLNQVRIDTQQADVLLACDMVVGASAEALQTVRHERSRIVVNTHRIPNASFVQNPDANLHADALLEKMHHAAGDGYLSSCDAQALAAKFLGDSIGANILMLGYAWQLGLVPVSHAAMMRAIELNNVAVPMNKLAFSIGRMAAGDAAGLDALWNARHTVAAHAAPETLAELIADREARLDAYGGARYVERYRALVSAARAKGDEALTRAVATTFYRLLAVKDEYEVARLYTDDAFRTALEAQFEGVPGQAYRVKFNLAPPTVAKAGSDGSAPKKRVFGQWMWPVFGMLARVRSLRGTWLDPFGRTVERRMERALADDYETTLARALAATTAGNAAQVVQLADLHARVRGFGHVKVRNLAGVKRAERELALQLGIEAATSAAVQHALDEMKGAGMLKGIPVVVAK; via the coding sequence ATGACTGCCCGCCTGCCCGTCGACGGCACGCCTGCCCTGTCCGACTACCGCCTGACCGACAACCTGACCGCGACGCGCGGCCGGATCTTCCTGACCGGCACGCAGGCGCTGGTCCGTCTGCTGCTGATGCAGCGCACGGTCGATACCGAACAGGGGCTGAACACGGCCGGCTTCGTCAGCGGCTATCGCGGTTCGCCGCTCGGCATGGTCGACCAGCAGCTGTGGAAGGCGAAGAAACTGCTCGACGCCGGCGGCGTGCGCTTCCTGCCCGCGATCAACGAGGAACTCGGCGGCACGGCCGTGCTCGGCACGCAGCGCGTCGAGGCCGACCCCGAGCGCACGGTCGAGGGCGTGTACGCGATGTGGTACGGCAAGGGCCCGGGCGTCGATCGCGCGGGCGACGCGCTGAAGCATGGCAACGCGTACGGTTCGTCGCCGCATGGCGGCGTGCTCGTCGTCGCGGGCGACGACCACGGCTGCGTGTCGTCGTCGATGCCGCACCAGAGCGACTTCGCGATGATCGCGTGGCACATGCCGGTCGTGAACCCGGCGAACATCGCCGACATGCTCGAATTCGGCCTGTACGGCTGGGCGCTGTCGCGCTACTCGGGCGCATGGGTCGGTTTCAAGGCGATCTCGGAAACGGTCGAATCGGGTTCGACCGTCGATCTCGACGCGCTGCAGACGCAGTGGCCGGCGCCGGAAGGCTTCACGCCGCCGGCGGGCGGCCTGCACAACCGCTGGCCCGACCTGCCGAGCCTCACGATCGAGGCACGGCTCGCCGCGAAGCTCGACGCGGTGCGCCATTTCGCGCGCACCAACAGCATCGACAAGTGGATCGCGCCGAGCGCGCAGGCGAACGTCGGCATCGTGACCTGCGGCAAGGCGCACCTCGACCTGATGGAAGCGCTGCGCCGCCTCGACCTGACGGTGGCCGACCTCGACGCGGCCGGCGTACGGATCTACAAGGTCGGCCTGTCGTATCCGCTCGAAATGACCCGCGTCGAAACCTTCGTCGACGGGCTGGCCGAAGTGCTCGTGATCGAGGAGAAGGGCCCCGTCATCGAGCAGCAGATCAAGGACTACCTGTACAACCGCACGGAAGGCGCGCGCCCGCGCGTGCTCGGCAAGCATGACGCCGCCGGCGCCTGCCTGCTGTCCGAGCTCGGCGAGCTGCGCCCGTCGCGCATCCTGCCGGTGTTCGCCGACTGGCTCGCGCGCCACAAGCCGGCGCTCGACCGCCGCGAGCGCGTGGTCGATCTCGTCGCGCCGCAGATCCTGTCGAACGAGGCCGATGCGGTGAAGCGCACGCCGTATTTCTGTTCGGGCTGCCCGCACAACACGTCGACGAAGGTGCCGGAAGGCTCGATCGCGCAGGCCGGCATCGGCTGCCACTTCATGGCGTCGTGGATGGAGCGCGACACGACGGGGCTGATCCAGATGGGCGGCGAGGGCGTCGACTGGGCCGCGCACGCGATGTTCACCAACACGAAGCACGTGTTCCAGAACCTCGGCGACGGCACTTACTTCCACTCGGGCATCCTGGCGATCCGCCAGGCCGTGGCCGCGAAAGCGAACATCACGTACAAGATCCTCTACAACGACGCGGTCGCGATGACGGGCGGCCAGCCGGTCGACGGCAGCATCTCGGTGCCGCAGATCGCGCGGCAGGTCGAGGCGGAAGGCGTGTCGCGCTTCGTCGTTGTGTCCGACGAACCGGAGAAGTACGACGGCCATCATGGCCAGTTCCCGACGGGCACGACGTTCCATCACCGCAGCGAACTCGACACCGTGCAGCGCGAGCTGCGCGAAACGCCGGGCGTCACCGTGCTGATCTACGACCAGACCTGCGCGGCCGAGAAGCGCCGCCGTCGCAAGAAAGGCGAATTCCCCGACCCGGACAAGCGCCTGTTCATCAACGACGCGGTGTGCGAAGGCTGCGGCGATTGCGGCGTGCAGTCGAACTGCCTGTCGGTCGAGCCGCTCGAAACACCGCTCGGCCGCAAGCGCCGCATCGACCAGTCGTCGTGCAACAAGGACTATTCGTGCGTGAACGGCTTCTGCCCGAGCTTCGTGACGGTCGAAGGCGCGGCGCTGAAGAAGGCCGCCGGTGCCGCATTCGACGAAGCCGCGCTCGCTGCGCGCGTCGACGCGTTGCCGGTGCCGGCCACGCATCTCGACGCGGCGCCGTTCGACATGCTCGTGACGGGCGTCGGCGGCACAGGCGTCGTGACGGTCGGCGCGCTGATCAGCATGGCTGCACACCTCGAAGGCAAGAGCGCGTCGGTGCTCGACTTCATGGGCTTCGCGCAGAAGGGCGGCTCGGTGCTGTCGTTCGTGCGGATCGCGTCGAGCGACCGCTGGCTGAACCAGGTGCGTATCGACACGCAGCAGGCCGACGTGCTGCTCGCGTGCGACATGGTCGTGGGTGCGAGCGCCGAGGCGCTGCAGACGGTGCGTCACGAGCGTTCGCGGATCGTCGTCAACACGCACCGGATCCCGAACGCGTCGTTCGTGCAGAACCCCGACGCGAACCTGCATGCGGATGCGCTGCTCGAGAAGATGCACCACGCGGCCGGTGACGGCTACCTGTCGAGCTGCGACGCGCAGGCGCTCGCCGCGAAGTTCCTCGGCGATTCGATCGGCGCGAACATCCTCATGCTCGGCTACGCGTGGCAGCTCGGCCTCGTGCCGGTGTCGCACGCGGCGATGATGCGCGCGATCGAGCTGAACAACGTCGCGGTGCCGATGAACAAGCTCGCGTTCTCGATCGGCCGGATGGCGGCCGGCGACGCGGCAGGCCTCGATGCGTTGTGGAACGCGCGCCACACGGTGGCCGCGCATGCCGCGCCGGAGACGCTCGCCGAACTGATCGCCGATCGCGAAGCGCGTCTCGACGCGTACGGCGGCGCACGCTACGTCGAGCGCTACCGTGCGCTCGTGAGCGCGGCGCGCGCGAAGGGCGACGAAGCGCTGACGCGCGCGGTCGCGACGACGTTCTACCGGCTGCTCGCGGTGAAGGACGAATACGAGGTCGCGCGGCTGTACACGGACGACGCGTTCCGCACGGCGCTTGAAGCGCAGTTCGAAGGCGTGCCGGGGCAGGCCTATCGCGTGAAGTTCAACCTGGCGCCGCCGACGGTCGCGAAGGCCGGCAGCGACGGCAGCGCGCCGAAGAAGCGCGTGTTCGGCCAGTGGATGTGGCCGGTGTTCGGCATGCTGGCGCGCGTGCGCAGCCTGCGCGGCACGTGGCTCGATCCGTTCGGCCGCACCGTCGAGCGCAGGATGGAGCGTGCGCTCGCCGACGACTACGAGACGACGCTCGCGCGTGCGCTCGCCGCGACGACCGCCGGCAATGCGGCGCAGGTCGTGCAACTGGCCGACCTGCATGCCCGCGTGCGCGGCTTCGGGCACGTGAAGGTGCGCAATCTTGCCGGCGTGAAGCGCGCGGAGCGCGAGCTGGCACTGCAGCTCGGCATCGAAGCGGCGACGAGCGCGGCCGTGCAGCACGCGCTCGACGAGATGAAGGGCGCGGGAATGCTGAAGGGGATTCCGGTCGTCGTCGCGAAGTAA
- a CDS encoding glutathione S-transferase family protein, whose translation MKLYYWPKTRAFRALWMLEELGVVYELVPIDLRSHEQGSDAFVQVNPMAKLPALDDGSVPFAESGAVLLYLADRCPGAGLGVAPDDPLRGRFLQWMFFTPTCLEPAMAEKFTGASGNPVAFGWGNITRVQRALSQALAHSPWLVGDHFTAADLLLASTLKIAFDAHLLPHEGVLGDYVARAEDRDAFRRAVAIEQREASRLLHA comes from the coding sequence ATGAAGCTCTACTACTGGCCGAAAACCCGGGCATTCCGGGCCTTGTGGATGCTTGAAGAACTCGGCGTGGTGTACGAACTCGTGCCGATCGACCTGCGTTCGCACGAACAGGGCAGCGACGCGTTCGTGCAGGTCAACCCGATGGCCAAGCTGCCCGCGCTCGACGACGGCAGCGTGCCGTTCGCCGAATCGGGCGCCGTGCTGCTCTATCTTGCCGACCGCTGCCCGGGTGCCGGGCTCGGCGTCGCGCCCGACGATCCGCTGCGCGGCCGCTTCCTCCAGTGGATGTTCTTCACGCCGACCTGCCTCGAACCGGCGATGGCCGAAAAATTCACCGGCGCGTCGGGCAATCCGGTCGCGTTCGGCTGGGGCAACATCACGCGCGTGCAGCGCGCACTTTCGCAAGCGCTCGCCCATAGTCCGTGGCTCGTCGGCGACCACTTCACCGCGGCCGACCTGCTGCTCGCCAGCACGCTGAAGATCGCGTTCGACGCGCATCTGCTGCCGCACGAAGGCGTGCTCGGAGACTACGTCGCGCGCGCCGAGGATCGCGACGCCTTCCGCCGCGCGGTCGCGATCGAACAGCGCGAAGCGTCGCGTCTGCTGCATGCGTGA
- a CDS encoding sensor domain-containing phosphodiesterase codes for MTIVQQERPAAASPYRFEREVSSGFERLATQHRDLTLTTVFQPIFSLSHQRAVGYEALLRAHDALDRAVSPLDVFGEAARQGELLQLDRLAQALHLENFALLGAEREWLFLNVHPGVLTDPFQAAALLANLKRLGMPPRRIVLEVLEQRAEDVERLAEAVREFRTHGFLIALDDFGAGHSNLERIWQLNPDIVKLDRIMLSHAAHRTGLTAILHGLVTLLHEAGKLVLVEGIETEHEAQIALSCEADFVQGYYFGRPAPGLPDSAAATGCIGELTERFRQQTDARERRDAQRIAPYLRAFERAAERLAAGEPLDEVCWNFLALDAAARCFLLDAHGRQSGRNVVLRADRALAEARFSPLADAQGANWLRRPYFRSAIAEPGRVQVTRPYLSINEAQPCVTLSVAVRVGDAQRVLCGDIDWRDDEADAG; via the coding sequence ATGACGATCGTGCAACAGGAGCGTCCGGCCGCCGCGTCGCCGTACCGGTTCGAGCGGGAGGTGAGTTCCGGCTTCGAACGTCTGGCGACGCAGCACCGCGACCTGACGCTCACGACCGTGTTCCAGCCGATATTCAGCCTGTCGCACCAGCGTGCGGTGGGCTACGAGGCGCTGCTGCGCGCGCACGATGCGCTCGACCGCGCCGTGTCGCCGCTCGACGTGTTCGGCGAAGCCGCGCGCCAGGGCGAGCTGCTGCAGCTCGACCGGCTCGCGCAGGCGCTGCATCTCGAGAACTTCGCGCTGCTCGGCGCGGAGCGCGAATGGCTGTTCCTCAACGTCCATCCGGGCGTGCTCACCGACCCGTTCCAGGCGGCCGCGCTGCTCGCGAACCTGAAGCGGCTCGGCATGCCGCCGCGCCGCATCGTGCTCGAAGTGCTCGAACAGCGCGCGGAAGACGTCGAGCGGCTTGCCGAGGCCGTGCGCGAATTCCGCACGCACGGTTTCCTGATCGCGCTCGACGATTTCGGCGCGGGTCACTCGAACCTCGAGCGGATCTGGCAGCTGAACCCGGACATCGTGAAGCTCGACCGGATCATGCTGTCGCACGCAGCGCACCGCACCGGGCTCACCGCGATCCTGCACGGGCTCGTGACGCTGCTGCACGAGGCCGGCAAGCTGGTGCTCGTCGAGGGCATCGAGACCGAGCACGAGGCGCAGATCGCGCTGTCGTGCGAGGCCGATTTCGTACAGGGCTACTACTTCGGCCGGCCGGCGCCGGGGCTGCCCGACAGCGCGGCCGCGACGGGCTGCATCGGCGAGCTGACCGAGCGTTTTCGGCAGCAGACCGACGCGCGCGAGCGGCGCGATGCGCAGCGGATCGCGCCGTACCTGCGCGCGTTCGAACGCGCGGCCGAGCGTCTCGCGGCCGGCGAGCCGCTCGACGAGGTGTGCTGGAACTTCCTCGCGCTCGACGCGGCCGCGCGCTGCTTCCTGCTCGACGCGCACGGCCGCCAGTCGGGCCGCAACGTCGTGCTGCGCGCCGACCGCGCGCTCGCCGAGGCGCGCTTCTCGCCGCTGGCGGACGCGCAGGGCGCGAACTGGCTGCGCCGGCCGTATTTCCGCTCGGCGATCGCCGAGCCGGGGCGCGTGCAGGTCACGCGGCCGTACCTGTCGATCAACGAGGCGCAGCCGTGCGTGACGCTGTCGGTGGCCGTGCGGGTCGGCGATGCGCAGCGCGTGCTGTGCGGCGATATCGACTGGCGCGACGACGAAGCGGACGCCGGCTAG
- a CDS encoding sulfate ABC transporter substrate-binding protein: MASMKGIGRWLHTGAAAALVVAATAAHADTSILNVSYDVTRELYKDINAGFAAAYKQKTGETIAIKQSHGASSAQALSVLQGLQADVVTMNQPNDIDLLAERGQLLPKDWRARFPDNSSPYSTTMVFLVRKGNPKAIKDWSDLAKPGVQVVIANPKTSGNGRYAYLAAWGFQKQKGATDQQAIDFEKAIFRNVPVLDSGGRGATTTFTQRGIGDVLVTFENEGALMDTGASGAQFDAVYPSASILAEPPVAVVDKVVDKKGTRKVAQAYLDYLYTPEAQEIIAQHHLRPRDANVLKKHAAEFKPLKTFSVEQVFGSWANAQKTHFADGGTFDQVIVDRK; this comes from the coding sequence ATGGCAAGCATGAAGGGGATCGGTCGCTGGCTGCACACGGGCGCGGCGGCGGCGCTGGTCGTGGCGGCGACGGCCGCGCACGCGGATACGTCGATCCTGAACGTGTCGTACGACGTGACGCGCGAACTGTACAAGGACATCAACGCGGGTTTTGCCGCTGCCTACAAGCAGAAGACCGGCGAGACGATCGCGATCAAGCAGTCGCACGGCGCGTCGAGCGCGCAGGCGCTGTCGGTGCTGCAAGGGCTGCAGGCCGACGTCGTGACGATGAACCAGCCGAACGACATCGACCTGCTCGCCGAGCGTGGCCAGTTGCTGCCGAAGGACTGGCGCGCGCGCTTCCCGGACAACAGCTCGCCGTACTCGACCACGATGGTGTTCCTCGTGCGCAAGGGCAACCCGAAGGCGATCAAGGACTGGAGCGATCTCGCGAAGCCGGGTGTCCAGGTGGTCATCGCGAACCCGAAGACGTCGGGCAACGGCCGCTATGCGTATCTCGCCGCGTGGGGCTTCCAGAAGCAGAAGGGCGCGACCGACCAGCAGGCGATCGATTTCGAGAAGGCGATCTTCCGCAACGTGCCGGTGCTCGACTCCGGCGGCCGCGGCGCGACGACGACGTTCACGCAGCGCGGCATCGGCGACGTGCTGGTCACGTTCGAGAACGAAGGCGCGCTGATGGACACCGGCGCATCGGGCGCGCAGTTCGACGCGGTGTACCCGTCGGCGAGCATCCTCGCGGAGCCGCCCGTCGCCGTCGTCGACAAGGTCGTCGACAAGAAGGGCACGCGCAAGGTCGCGCAGGCGTATCTCGACTACCTGTACACGCCGGAAGCGCAGGAGATCATCGCGCAACATCATCTGCGCCCGCGCGACGCGAACGTGCTTAAGAAGCATGCGGCCGAATTCAAGCCGCTGAAGACGTTCAGCGTCGAGCAGGTCTTCGGCAGCTGGGCGAACGCGCAGAAGACGCACTTCGCGGACGGCGGCACGTTCGACCAGGTGATCGTCGACCGCAAGTGA